One region of Eremothecium gossypii ATCC 10895 chromosome II, complete sequence genomic DNA includes:
- the SRP1 gene encoding karyopherin alpha (Syntenic homolog of Saccharomyces cerevisiae YNL189W (SRP1)) translates to MESESSATNKFVPEYRRTNFKNKGRFSADELRRRRDNQQVELRKAKRDEALAKRRNFSATTAAGGNESEEEDGETESQDQQFYQQLTQELPQMLQQIQSNDFQEQLAATVKFRQILSREHRPPINLVIDSGVVPTLVSFMNENQPEMLQLEAAWALTNIASGTSEQTRFVVDAGAVPLFIQLLYSNSVEVKEQAIWALGNVAGDSTSYRDYVLDCGAMEPILSLFEVSKTSLIRTATWTLSNLCRGKKPQPDWNKVSQALPTLAKLIYSIDTETLVDACWAISYLSDGPVNAIQAVVDARIPKRLVELLTHQSTLVQTPALRAVGNIVTGNDLQTQIVINCGVLPALRNLLTSPKDSIRKEACWTISNITAGNTDQIQAVIDANLIPPLVKLLETAEYKTKKEACWAISNASSGGLQRPEIIRYLVSQGCIKPLCDLLEIADNKIVEVTLDALENILKMGEAEKEARGAAVNENAEFIEKAGGMEKIFNCQSNANEKIYEKAYNIIEKYFGAEDDNIDEAMAPQAAGNTFGFGSNMNQQFSFN, encoded by the coding sequence CGGTTTTCGGCCGATGAATTACGGCGGAGGCGGGACAACCAGCAGGTGGAGTTGCGGAAGGCCAAGCGTGATGAAGCGTTAGCCAAAAGGCGGAACTTCTCGGCCACGACAGCAGCGGGGGGAAATGAgtcggaggaggaggatgGGGAGACGGAGTCGCAAGACCAGCAGTTCTATCAGCAGCTGACGCAGGAGTTGCCGCAGATGCTGCAGCAGATCCAGTCCAACGACTTCCAGGAGCAACTTGCGGCAACGGTGAAGTTCCGGCAGATTCTGTCGCGCGAGCACAGGCCGCCAATCAACCTCGTGATCGACTCCGGGGTGGTGCCGACACTCGTGAGCTTTATGAACGAGAACCAGCCGGAAATGCTGCAGCTCGAAGCCGCGTGGGCGTTGACGAACATTGCGTCCGGAACATCGGAGCAAACACGCTTTGTGGTGGATGCAGGCGCCGTGCCGCTCTTCATCCAACTGCTatactcgaactctgtgGAGGTGAAGGAGCAGGCGATATGGGCACTGGGCAATGTTGCAGGTGATTCGACTTCGTACAGAGACTATGTGCTGGATTGCGGCGCCATGGAGCCAATCCTTTCGTTATTTGAGGTTTCAAAGACGTCACTAATTCGTACGGCAACGTGGACGCTGTCGAACTTATGCAGAGGCAAAAAGCCGCAGCCGGACTGGAACAAGGTTTCCCAGGCCCTACCTACGCTTGCCAAGCTGATCTACTCCATTGATACAGAGACTCTCGTGGATGCGTGCTGGGCTATTTCTTATCTTTCGGACGGGCCGGTCAACGCCATCCAGGCGGTTGTCGACGCCCGTATCCCTAAGCGTCTGGTCGAGCTGTTGACTCACCAGTCCACGCTAGTGCAGACGCCCGCACTGAGAGCCGTCGGCAATATCGTCACAGGCAATGACTTGCAGACACAGATTGTGATCAACTGTGGCGTCCTTCCAGCGTTAAGGAACCTCCTCACCTCCCCCAAGGATTCCATCCGGAAGGAGGCGTGCTGGACCATTTCCAACATCACCGCTGGAAATACAGACCAGATTCAGGCTGTAATTGATGCAAACCTAATTCCTCCTTTGGTCAAGCTCCTCGAGACTGCAGAATACAAAACTAAAAAGGAGGCGTGCTGGGCTATCTCCAACGCCTCCTCCGGTGGTCTGCAGCGCCCAGAGATAATCCGCTACCTTGTGTCTCAGGGCTGCATCAAGCCTTTGTGCGATCTCCTCGAGATTGCGGACAACAAGATCGTTGAGGTCACCCTCGACGCTCTGGAAAACATCCTCAAGATGGGCGAGGCAGAAAAGGAAGCTCGTGGGGCCGCTGTCAACGAAAATGCAGAATTCATCGAAAAGGCAGGAGGCATGGAGAAGATCTTCAATTGCCAATCGAATGCCAATGAGAAGATTTACGAGAAGGCCTACAACATTATCGAGAAGTACTTTGGCGCAGAAGACGACAACATCGACGAAGCTATGGCGCCGCAAGCTGCCGGTAACACCTTTGGCTTTGGTTCCAACATGAACCAGCAATTCAGCTTCAACTAG